A window of the Gemmatirosa kalamazoonensis genome harbors these coding sequences:
- a CDS encoding GGDEF domain-containing response regulator — MSFLLYADDHEHMRLMVRDVLQASGHEVALAVDGASALACVREREPDLLILDVSMPGLSGYEVCRVVKSNPFTARVPVLMLTGEADVDAKVTGFEAGADDYLTKPFDPRELRARVGALLRIVQREGERNPTSGLPGGRAIEEAITRRIDADQAFAVGYLDIDHFKPFNDVFGFAAADAVIRATGEALRDVVRDAGGAGDFVGHIGGDDFLLVTEADRGEAMARLCVRRFRALVRRIVGPDVAARGSFTAADRDGAERTFRLSSLSAAVLVVAPARYESAVALGERAAELKRRAKHAGGDTVLVDTL, encoded by the coding sequence GTGAGCTTTCTCCTCTACGCCGACGACCATGAGCACATGCGGCTCATGGTCCGCGATGTCCTGCAGGCGTCGGGTCACGAGGTCGCCCTCGCCGTCGACGGCGCGTCGGCGCTGGCATGTGTGCGCGAGCGGGAGCCCGACCTGCTCATCCTCGACGTCTCCATGCCGGGGCTCTCGGGCTACGAGGTGTGCCGTGTGGTGAAGTCCAACCCGTTCACGGCGCGCGTGCCGGTGCTCATGCTCACCGGCGAGGCCGACGTCGACGCGAAGGTCACTGGCTTCGAGGCGGGCGCCGACGACTATCTCACGAAGCCGTTCGACCCGCGCGAGCTGCGGGCGCGCGTCGGCGCGCTGCTGCGCATCGTGCAGCGCGAGGGGGAGCGCAACCCGACGAGCGGGCTCCCCGGCGGCCGCGCGATCGAGGAGGCGATCACCCGCCGCATCGACGCGGACCAGGCGTTCGCGGTCGGCTATCTCGACATCGACCACTTCAAGCCGTTCAACGACGTGTTCGGGTTCGCGGCCGCCGACGCCGTCATCCGCGCGACCGGCGAGGCGCTGCGCGACGTGGTGCGCGACGCGGGCGGGGCGGGGGACTTCGTGGGCCACATCGGCGGCGACGACTTCCTGCTCGTGACCGAGGCGGACCGCGGCGAGGCGATGGCGCGGCTGTGCGTGCGCCGCTTCCGCGCGCTCGTGCGTCGGATCGTCGGCCCCGACGTCGCCGCGCGCGGCTCGTTCACCGCGGCGGACCGCGACGGCGCCGAGCGGACGTTCCGGCTGTCGAGCCTCTCGGCGGCGGTGCTCGTCGTCGCGCCGGCGCGCTACGAGTCGGCCGTCGCGCTCGGGGAGCGCGCCGCGGAGCTGAAGCGCCGCGCGAAGCATGCGGGCGGCGACACCGTGCTCGTCGACACTCTCTAG
- a CDS encoding ABC transporter substrate-binding protein → MIRQDPMRRLLVLTGLSLATLAGCRGGTADAANRRSIVDSRDTYDPRSLDPSLSTDVPTGRAVSYVFDGLTRFTPDARVVPGLATRWEVSPDGRTYTFHLRPGVKFHDGTPLTARAVVATFRRVLAPGSTAGRTWPLQPIEGAAAFLGGKSKALEGVAAVDDSTVKVTLHEPLSIFPKFLAMPVASIVPENAGADFGQHPIGTGPWKFVEWKHDDYLKFAKNASYFGGAPGIDTLIARIIPEPSTAQAEFESGNVDILAVAEGETRNWEQTDDKAARLQSAPALRLYYLAINTTRGPLADARVRQAINLAIDRKTILDRLIAGRGRLAAGVIPPALDSGGPQRDPYPYDTVKAKQLLAAAGHANGIDVELWSSQDATFARLAQTIQGYLAKVGIRAKIVQRDASSVREAARNGQVDLYMKDWWADYPDPDAFLYPLLHSASKGVGGNVSFYGNATFDSLVTTARHTQDETFRMRLARQADSVAFADAPMAYLFFYNELYAIQPWIRGFQVPQIFNGQPLNAVRIETAGTR, encoded by the coding sequence GTGATCCGCCAAGACCCGATGCGTCGGCTCCTCGTCCTCACCGGCCTGTCCCTCGCGACCCTCGCCGGCTGCCGCGGCGGGACCGCCGACGCCGCGAACCGGCGCAGCATCGTCGACTCGCGCGACACCTACGACCCGCGCTCGCTCGACCCGTCGCTCTCCACCGACGTGCCTACGGGGCGCGCGGTGAGCTACGTGTTCGACGGCCTCACGCGCTTCACGCCCGACGCACGCGTCGTCCCCGGGCTCGCCACCCGCTGGGAGGTCAGCCCCGACGGGCGCACGTACACGTTCCACCTGCGGCCCGGGGTCAAGTTCCACGACGGCACGCCGCTCACGGCGCGCGCCGTGGTGGCGACGTTCCGCCGCGTGCTCGCCCCTGGCTCGACGGCCGGCCGGACCTGGCCGCTGCAGCCGATCGAGGGCGCCGCCGCGTTCCTCGGCGGCAAGTCCAAGGCGCTCGAGGGCGTCGCCGCGGTCGACGACAGCACGGTGAAGGTGACGCTGCACGAGCCGCTGTCGATCTTCCCGAAGTTCCTCGCCATGCCCGTCGCGTCGATCGTGCCGGAGAACGCGGGCGCCGACTTCGGCCAGCACCCGATCGGCACGGGGCCGTGGAAGTTCGTGGAGTGGAAGCACGACGACTACCTGAAGTTCGCGAAGAATGCGAGCTACTTCGGCGGCGCGCCGGGCATCGACACGCTCATCGCGCGCATCATCCCCGAGCCGAGCACGGCGCAGGCCGAGTTCGAGAGCGGCAACGTCGACATCCTCGCCGTGGCCGAGGGGGAGACGCGCAACTGGGAGCAGACCGACGACAAGGCCGCGCGGCTCCAGAGCGCGCCGGCGCTGCGCCTGTACTATCTCGCCATCAACACCACGCGCGGCCCGCTCGCCGACGCGCGCGTTAGGCAGGCGATCAACCTCGCGATCGACCGCAAGACGATCCTCGACCGCCTCATCGCGGGGCGCGGCCGCCTCGCCGCGGGCGTCATCCCGCCGGCGCTCGACTCCGGCGGCCCGCAGCGCGACCCGTACCCGTACGACACGGTGAAGGCGAAGCAGCTGCTCGCCGCCGCCGGCCACGCGAACGGGATCGACGTCGAGCTGTGGTCGTCGCAGGACGCCACGTTCGCGCGGCTCGCGCAGACGATCCAGGGCTATCTCGCGAAGGTCGGCATCCGCGCGAAGATCGTGCAGCGCGACGCGTCGAGCGTGCGCGAGGCGGCGCGCAACGGACAGGTCGACCTGTACATGAAGGACTGGTGGGCCGACTACCCGGACCCGGACGCCTTCCTCTATCCGCTGCTGCACTCGGCCAGCAAGGGCGTCGGCGGCAACGTCTCGTTCTATGGAAACGCGACGTTCGACTCGCTCGTCACGACGGCGCGCCACACGCAGGACGAGACGTTCCGCATGCGGCTCGCGCGCCAGGCCGACTCCGTCGCGTTCGCCGACGCGCCGATGGCGTACCTGTTCTTCTACAACGAGCTGTACGCCATCCAGCCGTGGATCCGCGGCTTCCAGGTGCCGCAGATCTTCAACGGACAGCCCCTCAACGCCGTGCGGATCGAGACGGCGGGTACGCGCTGA